A single Vespa crabro chromosome 21, iyVesCrab1.2, whole genome shotgun sequence DNA region contains:
- the LOC124431519 gene encoding growth/differentiation factor 8, with protein sequence MQLVIMFTLPILILLYIPKFSADTTWPKVTDRLMTVRRSYHSQFPTSTTNTVDEKECVKCNQNKVVVNDQNPILTELRVEYVKQQILKKLRLSKPPNVSISLSTLPKPLINGNVLELRPGAPLEPEKSAESFYGKTDQIVVFPYEGIGDSKKCRQSSNHLTGFNPAACFTFYLPNEMQFVDVTSAQLWFYKEYDENDDLNQTFVLSELDHWDKGESFEKNTMMAILNTDIGEGWVKTDVGFTVRKWVERHQLNHAMQIACSTCSIDRDTAPVSIEQTLKPFLVIHTSPLPQKNRPKRNSNCSPEMKECCRDELYINFADIGWSDWILHPRGYHAYFCRGSCSSAATLTISATSHTNVIMKWKTIHHGNEIVPCCSPTQLSAIQLLYVHTNNTIQQKTLPNMVVEACGCM encoded by the exons atgCAGTTGGTCATTATGTTTACACTTCCCATTCTCATTCTACTTTATATTCCTAAGTTCTCGGCCGATACTACCTGGCCAAAGGTCACCGATCGCTTAATGACAGTACGAAGATCTTATCATTCGCAATTTCCAACATCAACTACCAATACGGTGGATGAGAAGGAATGTGTCAAATGTAATCAAAACAAGGTCGTTGTCAACGATCAAAATCCTATACTAACTGAATTGAGGGTTGAGTACGTTAAGCAACAGATCCTAAAGAAATTGAGGCTCTCAAAGCCTCCGAATGTGTCGATATCGCTGTCGACCTTGCCGAAGCCTTTGATAAACGGCAACGTGCTCGAACTTCGACCCGGCGCGCCACTTGAACCGGAAAAATCGGCTGAGAGTTTCTATGGTAAAACCGATCAAATCGTCGTTTTTCCGTACGAAG GGATAGGAGATTCGAAGAAATGCCGACAAAGTTCGAATCACTTGACGGGTTTCAATCCAGCAGCTTGCTTTACGTTTTATTTGCCAAACGAAATGCAATTCGTCGATGTAACTTCGGCACAACTTTGGTTTTATAAGGAATATGACGAGAACGACGATCTCAATCAAACTTTTGTATTATCGGAATTGGATCATTGGGACAAAGGCGAAAGTTTCGAAAAGAACACAATGATGGCAATTTTAAATACCGATATAGGag aGGGTTGGGTAAAGACGGACGTGGGTTTTACGGTGAGAAAGTGGGTGGAAAGGCATCAGCTGAACCACGCGATGCAAATAGCCTGCAGCACCTGCTCGATCGACCGTGACACAGCACCGGTCTCCATCGAGCAAACACTGAAGCCCTTCCTGGTAATACATACGTCACCGTTGCCACAAAAAAATCGGCCAAAAAGAAACTCCAATTGCTCACCGGAAATGAAGGAATGTTGTAGAGACGAACTCTACATTAACTTTGCAGACATTGGCTGGAGCGATTGGATACTCCATCCTAGAGGTTATCATGCATACTTTTGCAGAGGATCATGTTCAAGCGCAGCAACCTTGACGATCAGTGCAACATCTCACACCAACGTTATCATG AAATGGAAGACAATACATCATGGAAACGAGATCGTCCCGTGTTGTTCGCCAACTCAACTATCAGCTATACAACTTCTATATGTCCACACTAACAACACAATACAGCAGAAAACCTTACCGAATATGGTGGTCGAGGCTTGTGGTTGTATGTGA